In Thalassotalea fonticola, a single genomic region encodes these proteins:
- a CDS encoding carbonic anhydrase has product MKNLLLTSALVFSSTVVAGGDVHWGYSGEVGADNWAKLSPDNYQCSGNNQSPVNLTGFIEAELSPIKFNYNAMAKEILNNGHTVQVNLNSGSNINVDGNSFDLLQFHFHAPSENHINGTSYPLEAHFVHADKSGNLAVVAVMFEQGGENKGLMPAWQQMPKHEGDKHALTAKFNGADILPENKDYYRFNGSLTTPPCSEGVRWLVMKTPVQASKQQLKAFSSVLHEPNNRPIQATNARMILQ; this is encoded by the coding sequence ATGAAAAACTTATTATTAACAAGCGCGTTAGTTTTTTCTTCAACAGTAGTTGCTGGCGGCGATGTTCATTGGGGCTATAGTGGCGAGGTTGGCGCTGATAACTGGGCTAAACTTTCACCTGACAACTATCAATGTTCAGGAAATAATCAGTCACCAGTTAATTTAACCGGTTTTATTGAAGCTGAGTTATCGCCAATTAAGTTTAACTATAATGCTATGGCAAAAGAAATTTTAAATAATGGTCATACGGTACAAGTCAACTTGAATTCGGGTAGTAACATTAACGTTGATGGCAATTCATTTGATTTATTACAATTTCATTTTCATGCGCCAAGCGAAAATCACATTAATGGAACATCTTATCCTTTAGAAGCTCACTTTGTACATGCTGATAAAAGTGGCAACTTAGCTGTAGTCGCTGTTATGTTTGAGCAAGGAGGTGAAAATAAAGGGCTAATGCCTGCATGGCAGCAAATGCCCAAACATGAAGGTGATAAGCATGCGTTAACAGCTAAGTTTAATGGCGCAGATATTTTGCCTGAAAATAAAGACTATTATCGATTCAATGGTTCGTTAACCACACCACCATGTTCTGAAGGTGTTCGCTGGTTAGTGATGAAAACACCTGTGCAAGCATCAAAACAGCAATTAAAAGCATTTAGCAGCGTATTACATGAGCCAAATAACCGTCCTATTCAAGCAACAAACGCGCGGATGATCTTACAATGA
- a CDS encoding CaiB/BaiF CoA transferase family protein has translation MAGPLSQLKVLDLSTLLPGPYATMMLADMGADVLRIEALGRHDLVKSFSPTLNGSSHAFLTLNRNKKAIALDLKQQAAVDIVKKLIAEYDVIVEQFRPGVMAKFGLDYDSLKSINPKLIYCSITGYGQTGCFKDRAGHDINYLSLSGLASFSGTKVTGPVLSGTQIADIAGGSHHAVMGIMAAVIERSTTGLGQHLDISMTDAAFALTAMFGAGAVGADVDPELGGNVLNGGHFYDYYQTSDGSYISVGSLEPKFAQSFFESIGQPDWLNRCYSNNLTKQAALKEDVQKVISTKSIKHWQTLFGQLDCCVEPVLTVSQAARSQLMQDRNMLVKVTTNNGDVVDQIAPAIKFNSVTPDPLNMYTTEPNHENTKSVLTALGFTAEEIGLLTTNKIVK, from the coding sequence ATGGCAGGTCCATTATCACAACTAAAAGTTCTTGATTTATCTACATTATTGCCTGGTCCTTACGCAACTATGATGCTTGCCGATATGGGAGCTGATGTGCTTCGAATTGAAGCGCTGGGACGTCATGATTTAGTCAAATCGTTTAGCCCAACATTAAACGGCAGCTCGCATGCCTTTCTGACGCTAAACCGAAATAAAAAAGCAATCGCTTTAGACTTAAAGCAACAAGCAGCGGTAGATATTGTTAAAAAGCTCATTGCTGAATACGATGTTATCGTAGAGCAATTCAGACCGGGTGTTATGGCCAAGTTTGGTCTTGATTATGATAGTTTAAAGTCTATTAATCCAAAATTAATATACTGTTCAATCACCGGCTATGGCCAAACAGGATGTTTTAAAGATAGAGCCGGACACGATATTAATTATTTGTCGTTATCAGGTCTTGCAAGCTTTAGTGGCACAAAAGTGACAGGTCCGGTATTAAGTGGCACCCAAATAGCAGATATTGCTGGCGGCTCTCATCATGCGGTAATGGGTATTATGGCAGCGGTGATTGAACGTTCAACAACTGGTTTAGGGCAGCATCTAGATATCAGTATGACCGATGCTGCATTTGCCTTAACAGCTATGTTTGGCGCCGGTGCCGTGGGAGCAGATGTAGATCCTGAGTTAGGTGGAAATGTACTCAATGGTGGTCATTTTTATGATTACTATCAAACGTCTGATGGCAGCTACATATCGGTTGGCAGTTTAGAGCCTAAATTTGCGCAGAGTTTTTTTGAAAGTATTGGCCAACCAGATTGGCTAAATCGATGTTATTCAAATAATTTAACGAAACAAGCCGCGTTGAAAGAGGATGTTCAAAAAGTAATCTCGACAAAATCAATAAAGCATTGGCAAACGTTATTTGGTCAGCTAGATTGTTGCGTAGAGCCTGTGTTAACTGTATCCCAAGCAGCAAGGTCACAATTAATGCAAGACAGAAATATGCTCGTTAAAGTGACCACCAATAATGGAGATGTTGTAGACCAAATTGCTCCGGCAATTAAATTCAATTCAGTAACCCCTGATCCTTTAAATATGTATACCACAGAGCCTAATCATGAAAATACTAAAAGTGTTTTAACGGCTTTAGGGTTTACTGCAGAGGAAATAGGGTTGTTAACTACTAATAAAATTGTGAAGTAG
- the dnaQ gene encoding DNA polymerase III subunit epsilon, with the protein MQSSEQQVTDKPERIIVLDTETTGIDPKQGHRIVEIGCVELIDRRFTGRSYHVYINPQMHMEQEVINIHGLSNEFLLDKKLFNQVADEFIEFIRGAELVIHNARFDVGFMDHEFAMTRRGLPKTLDICTVTDTLKTSRDQFGSPKTLDFLARHYRVEKLVDRTYHGALIDAQLLAYVYIEMTRYQKHLKLNEGDGKGNSNDVRRVEQNRPALNVVLASDDELSAHDERMAIVEKKAGKSIWRGELIE; encoded by the coding sequence GTGCAAAGCAGCGAGCAACAAGTAACAGACAAACCAGAACGTATTATTGTTCTTGATACCGAAACAACGGGTATCGACCCTAAACAAGGCCACCGCATTGTTGAAATTGGCTGTGTTGAACTTATCGACCGAAGGTTTACCGGCCGTAGTTATCATGTGTATATAAACCCGCAAATGCATATGGAACAAGAAGTTATTAATATTCATGGTTTGAGTAATGAATTCTTGTTAGATAAAAAACTGTTTAATCAGGTAGCTGATGAGTTTATTGAGTTTATTCGAGGCGCAGAGCTAGTTATTCATAATGCTCGATTTGATGTTGGCTTTATGGACCATGAATTTGCCATGACCCGTCGAGGGTTACCTAAAACCTTAGATATTTGTACCGTAACAGATACCTTAAAAACATCTCGTGATCAATTTGGTTCGCCAAAAACTTTAGATTTTTTAGCTCGTCATTATCGAGTTGAAAAGTTAGTAGATCGTACCTATCACGGAGCTTTAATTGATGCTCAGTTATTGGCTTATGTATATATTGAGATGACCCGTTATCAAAAACACCTTAAATTGAATGAGGGTGATGGTAAAGGCAACTCAAATGATGTGCGTAGGGTGGAGCAGAATAGGCCCGCGTTAAATGTTGTGTTAGCCAGTGATGATGAATTATCTGCTCATGACGAACGCATGGCTATTGTTGAGAAAAAAGCAGGAAAAAGTATTTGGCGTGGTGAACTTATTGAGTAG
- a CDS encoding DUF3604 domain-containing protein — protein MKYKKTIKLITVISLLLNGSIALASETKSTDPSLDPMKFSPHANNTQPNNVYWGDSHLHTGLSLDAGLFGNTVTIDDAYRLARGEQINSAKGIPLKLARPLDWLIVTDHTDLMGIATDIQQGADNVVAIPKGKEWHEGFKKGGKAAGEAAFDLIQNFSQMTIPEQMVKDYSPGSEVFGNIWKTIVDASEQHNEPGLFTAFIGFEWTSVPKGFNLHRNVIIRDNAETALKVQPPTTQPPTGSTNPHDLYKWLEEYESKHGGRAFAFSHNGNLSNGWMFPTDKTYHGGTVDEEYVKLRAKWEPHYEMTQIKGDGEAHPYLSPDDEFADYENWDVGNLDISELKKPEMLKGEYAREALKQGLALEKKLGYNPYKFGMGGATDSHTSLATADEDNFFGKSTSVEPSKDRIAHPFIASDLGRIEGYMLVASGYTGVWAHENTRAALFDAIERKETYGTTGPRMTLRFFGGWDYQQEDLQANDPAKVGYAKGVPMGGDLVQQKSDKAPSFMIYAMRDPKSAYLDRIQIIKGWLDTKGKLHEKVYDVAVSDGRKIDSSGRAKQPVGNTVDVETATWSNSIGDSQLASVWVDPDFDKSESAFYYVRVLEIPTPRWVLYDKVRMGAEIPKEAELVGQERAYSSPIWYSPK, from the coding sequence ATGAAGTATAAGAAAACAATTAAACTTATTACGGTAATAAGTTTGCTCTTAAATGGCAGTATAGCGTTAGCATCTGAGACTAAATCGACAGATCCTAGTCTTGATCCAATGAAGTTTTCACCACACGCAAATAATACCCAACCTAATAATGTTTATTGGGGTGATTCTCACCTACACACTGGTTTATCACTCGATGCTGGTTTATTTGGTAATACCGTAACTATTGATGATGCCTACCGATTGGCTCGCGGTGAGCAAATTAATTCTGCCAAAGGCATTCCGTTAAAACTTGCTCGGCCACTGGATTGGTTAATTGTTACTGATCATACTGATTTAATGGGCATTGCCACAGATATTCAACAAGGGGCTGATAATGTTGTTGCTATTCCAAAAGGTAAAGAATGGCATGAGGGCTTTAAAAAAGGCGGTAAAGCCGCCGGTGAAGCAGCTTTTGATTTGATTCAAAATTTTTCTCAAATGACCATACCAGAGCAAATGGTGAAAGATTATAGCCCGGGCTCTGAAGTATTCGGTAACATTTGGAAAACCATTGTTGATGCATCAGAACAACATAATGAACCAGGTTTATTTACCGCGTTTATTGGTTTTGAGTGGACCTCTGTACCGAAAGGCTTCAACCTGCATCGTAATGTTATTATTCGTGACAATGCAGAAACAGCCTTAAAAGTTCAACCACCAACTACCCAGCCACCTACCGGTAGTACCAACCCACATGATTTATATAAATGGCTAGAGGAATACGAGAGCAAGCATGGCGGTCGAGCGTTTGCGTTTTCGCATAATGGTAACTTATCAAATGGCTGGATGTTTCCTACCGACAAAACTTATCATGGCGGTACAGTTGATGAGGAATATGTAAAACTCAGAGCTAAATGGGAGCCGCATTACGAAATGACGCAAATAAAAGGTGACGGTGAGGCGCACCCTTATTTATCTCCAGATGATGAATTTGCTGACTATGAAAATTGGGATGTTGGCAACCTTGATATTTCTGAGCTGAAAAAACCGGAAATGCTCAAAGGTGAATATGCCCGTGAAGCATTAAAACAGGGCTTAGCATTAGAGAAAAAACTCGGCTACAACCCGTATAAGTTTGGTATGGGAGGCGCAACAGACAGTCACACCTCGCTGGCAACAGCCGATGAAGACAATTTCTTCGGTAAATCAACCAGTGTTGAGCCGTCTAAAGATCGTATCGCTCATCCTTTTATTGCCTCTGATTTAGGCCGAATAGAAGGTTATATGCTTGTTGCCTCAGGCTACACCGGCGTTTGGGCACACGAAAATACCCGAGCGGCGTTGTTTGATGCAATTGAGCGTAAAGAAACCTACGGTACCACTGGCCCGCGTATGACGTTGCGTTTCTTTGGTGGTTGGGATTATCAGCAAGAAGATTTACAAGCCAATGACCCGGCAAAAGTTGGCTATGCTAAAGGGGTACCTATGGGCGGTGACTTAGTCCAACAAAAATCGGATAAAGCACCATCATTTATGATTTATGCGATGCGAGATCCAAAAAGTGCTTACCTTGACCGAATTCAAATCATTAAAGGCTGGCTGGATACTAAAGGTAAACTACATGAAAAAGTGTATGACGTTGCCGTATCTGATGGCCGTAAGATTGACAGCTCGGGACGAGCGAAACAGCCTGTAGGTAACACTGTAGATGTCGAAACGGCTACCTGGAGTAACAGCATTGGTGATAGCCAATTAGCAAGCGTTTGGGTTGATCCTGACTTTGATAAAAGTGAATCTGCGTTTTATTATGTCAGAGTACTTGAAATTCCAACTCCGCGTTGGGTGTTATACGATAAAGTAAGAATGGGCGCTGAAATTCCAAAAGAGGCAGAATTAGTGGGCCAAGAGCGTGCTTACAGTTCACCAATTTGGTATTCGCCTAAATAA
- a CDS encoding CoA transferase: MTQQYFLSLIGPQKHDPALTDVMLSRGNYYEYFRTADDRYLSLGTINKSFLLEFLDNIGQFNWQKFISSGDENEQQILRESIRQVISEKDLGFWTELLRTLDIFVSPVPNKIIAA; this comes from the coding sequence ATGACACAGCAGTATTTTTTATCTCTTATAGGGCCGCAAAAACATGATCCTGCATTGACAGACGTGATGCTATCTAGAGGTAATTATTATGAATATTTTCGTACTGCTGATGACCGTTATTTATCTTTAGGTACAATAAATAAAAGCTTTTTATTAGAATTCTTAGATAATATTGGTCAATTTAACTGGCAAAAATTTATCAGCTCTGGCGATGAAAATGAGCAGCAAATATTAAGAGAAAGCATACGGCAGGTGATCAGTGAAAAAGACTTAGGCTTTTGGACCGAACTGTTACGTACACTCGATATTTTCGTATCGCCTGTACCAAATAAAATTATTGCCGCTTAA
- the rnhA gene encoding ribonuclease HI, giving the protein MTKAIKQLEIFTDGSCLGNPGPGGYGAVLKYQGHVKELAQGYQLTTNNRMEMLATIKALEILKEPCKVTVTTDSQYVRQGITGWVNNWVKNNWQTASKQPVKNVDLWKALYEQNKRHDIDWQWVKGHSGHPDNERCDDLARTAAEGSDLLSDIGYQVG; this is encoded by the coding sequence ATGACTAAAGCAATAAAACAATTAGAAATATTTACTGACGGCTCTTGCTTAGGCAACCCAGGGCCTGGTGGTTATGGCGCAGTATTAAAGTACCAAGGGCATGTAAAGGAGCTGGCGCAAGGTTATCAATTAACCACCAATAACCGCATGGAAATGCTGGCAACCATTAAAGCGTTAGAAATTTTAAAAGAGCCTTGCAAGGTTACGGTAACAACTGACAGTCAATATGTACGGCAAGGCATTACAGGCTGGGTTAATAACTGGGTTAAAAACAACTGGCAAACAGCGAGTAAGCAACCGGTTAAAAATGTTGATTTATGGAAGGCCTTATATGAACAAAATAAACGGCATGACATTGATTGGCAATGGGTAAAAGGTCACTCTGGCCACCCAGACAACGAACGTTGCGATGATTTAGCCAGAACCGCCGCAGAAGGTAGCGATTTACTCAGTGATATAGGATACCAAGTTGGTTAA
- a CDS encoding DUF4136 domain-containing protein → MKAIKLVIIPLLALLSACSTTYEAESDYNNAYNFNSVDSFHVVGDELYKNPYLSDMNRDRINDSISAELAKLNLDEENKSSADVLINYFVVTKDKVKVTSTPVSYSRYGAYGQSHISARDYVEGTIIIDVVDNKSQKSIWRSSIHKSVKEFDTPQERSQEIAKVIKAMFSEFPTQTS, encoded by the coding sequence ATGAAAGCAATTAAATTAGTGATTATACCTTTGCTGGCGCTGTTATCGGCGTGTAGTACAACCTATGAGGCAGAAAGTGATTATAACAATGCGTATAACTTTAACTCGGTTGATAGTTTTCATGTTGTTGGCGATGAACTGTATAAAAACCCTTATCTTAGCGATATGAATAGAGATCGTATTAACGACTCTATTTCAGCAGAATTAGCAAAGCTTAATTTAGATGAAGAAAATAAAAGTTCTGCAGATGTGTTGATCAATTATTTTGTGGTAACAAAAGATAAAGTGAAAGTAACGTCAACACCTGTTTCATATTCAAGGTACGGTGCGTATGGACAATCACATATTAGTGCCCGAGATTACGTTGAAGGCACGATAATTATTGATGTGGTTGACAATAAATCGCAGAAATCTATCTGGCGAAGTTCAATCCATAAATCAGTTAAAGAATTTGATACTCCTCAAGAGCGTAGCCAAGAAATAGCAAAAGTTATTAAAGCTATGTTTAGTGAATTTCCAACTCAAACCAGCTAA
- a CDS encoding HupE/UreJ family protein, with amino-acid sequence MKYVLLYLLMFFSTELLADDMRPASVNINLVNDTDFDLVWKIPIRNGVRETLTVVFPEDTKLLAPKRTHIINNAYIEYTSFQRKSGVVGLKLRIDGIERSSGDVLLRVSDTQQQTITTVLNIEQPSFIVNSLVATTAFNTALTYIELGIEHILIGLDHLLFVACLVYISGTGKKLLLTITGFTIAHSITLFLSATGVFVIPIQPVEAVIALSIIFLAWEIAKNRKHSLSLRYPVLVSSSFGLLHGFGFAAVLSEIGLPAAEKTLALLSFNIGVEVGQLMFVFALFIVFKFIAIMYKSLSLEKLRIPVSYACGSIATIWMIERLAVF; translated from the coding sequence ATGAAGTATGTTCTTTTATATTTGTTGATGTTTTTCTCAACTGAACTATTGGCAGATGACATGCGGCCAGCGTCGGTTAATATCAATTTAGTAAACGATACTGACTTTGATTTGGTTTGGAAAATCCCTATCAGAAATGGCGTTAGAGAAACGTTAACAGTTGTTTTCCCCGAAGATACCAAACTATTAGCACCAAAAAGAACTCATATTATTAATAATGCCTATATTGAATATACCAGTTTTCAGAGAAAATCTGGTGTGGTTGGCCTAAAGCTACGTATAGATGGCATAGAGCGCTCTAGTGGGGATGTGTTATTAAGAGTGAGTGATACACAACAGCAAACAATAACGACGGTACTTAATATTGAACAACCTAGTTTTATTGTAAATTCTTTAGTAGCAACAACCGCTTTCAATACCGCATTAACCTACATTGAGTTAGGCATTGAACATATATTGATTGGCTTAGACCATTTATTATTCGTTGCTTGCCTAGTCTACATTTCAGGTACAGGTAAGAAGTTATTGTTAACCATAACCGGGTTTACCATAGCTCACTCAATCACACTCTTTCTTTCCGCTACCGGTGTATTTGTGATCCCTATCCAACCGGTGGAAGCAGTAATAGCGTTAAGTATTATATTTTTAGCCTGGGAAATTGCCAAAAACCGAAAACACAGCTTAAGTTTACGCTACCCCGTACTTGTTTCTTCCAGTTTTGGCTTGCTGCATGGGTTTGGTTTTGCCGCTGTGCTTAGTGAAATTGGCTTGCCTGCAGCGGAAAAAACTCTAGCTCTACTTAGTTTTAATATTGGCGTTGAAGTTGGTCAATTAATGTTTGTTTTCGCACTATTTATCGTATTCAAGTTTATTGCAATTATGTATAAATCGTTATCATTAGAAAAATTGCGAATACCGGTAAGTTATGCTTGTGGCAGCATTGCAACTATCTGGATGATAGAAAGGTTGGCTGTATTTTAA
- a CDS encoding acyl-CoA dehydrogenase family protein: MRSDLQEELSIFKETVVRFIENEVAPNYETWENAKQIPKEFYIKMGEEGLLCCDIPEADGGFGVSVDFNMLVVEEIAKAGYFSLACNLIVHSDIAAHYVLNLGTEAQKQKYLPGMISGECIGAICMTEPGVGSDLQGMKSTATKTATGWSLSGSKTFITNGQNASLYIVAAKTNLTVPGSKGTSLFLVDGDKAGFQRGQNLDKMGQAAADTSELFFDNVELTEDDLLGELDRGFLGLMHELPRERLACACIGTAHAEGALELALEYIKERQAFGAPLAKLQDIRQKIAEMATQVELHRVMMEHYKELLIDKKLSTEKASMAKYSACEMEGKVIDMALQMFGGYGYMKEYPISRFYVDARVQRIYGGTSEIMKEIIGKGVIGKV, encoded by the coding sequence ATGAGAAGTGATTTACAAGAAGAGTTAAGCATTTTTAAAGAAACTGTTGTTCGTTTTATTGAAAATGAAGTCGCACCAAACTATGAAACTTGGGAAAACGCGAAGCAAATTCCTAAAGAATTTTATATAAAAATGGGCGAGGAAGGGCTGTTATGTTGTGATATTCCAGAAGCCGATGGCGGTTTTGGAGTAAGTGTTGACTTTAATATGCTGGTTGTTGAAGAAATCGCTAAAGCCGGTTATTTCTCTCTTGCTTGTAATTTAATTGTTCACTCTGATATTGCTGCGCATTATGTTTTAAACCTCGGTACTGAAGCACAAAAACAAAAATACTTACCTGGTATGATTTCCGGTGAATGCATTGGTGCTATTTGTATGACTGAGCCAGGCGTTGGCAGTGACTTACAAGGGATGAAATCTACCGCGACTAAAACAGCTACCGGCTGGAGCTTAAGTGGCTCTAAAACATTCATAACCAATGGTCAGAATGCGTCTTTGTATATTGTTGCTGCTAAAACTAACTTAACAGTTCCTGGTTCAAAGGGAACATCGTTATTTTTAGTAGATGGCGATAAAGCTGGTTTCCAACGCGGTCAAAACCTAGACAAAATGGGGCAGGCCGCCGCTGATACTTCAGAGCTATTTTTCGATAACGTAGAGCTTACTGAAGATGATTTGCTTGGTGAACTTGATCGCGGATTCTTAGGTTTAATGCATGAACTACCGCGTGAGCGTTTAGCTTGTGCATGTATTGGTACGGCTCACGCAGAAGGTGCACTTGAATTAGCACTTGAATACATAAAAGAACGTCAAGCCTTTGGCGCACCGTTAGCAAAACTGCAAGATATTCGTCAAAAAATTGCTGAAATGGCCACGCAAGTTGAATTGCACCGCGTTATGATGGAGCATTATAAAGAGTTATTAATCGACAAGAAACTGAGCACTGAAAAGGCCAGTATGGCGAAATATTCAGCTTGTGAAATGGAAGGTAAAGTCATTGATATGGCGCTGCAAATGTTTGGTGGTTATGGCTATATGAAAGAATACCCAATTTCACGTTTTTACGTTGATGCCCGTGTACAACGTATTTATGGTGGCACTTCTGAAATCATGAAAGAAATTATTGGTAAAGGCGTGATCGGAAAAGTTTAA
- the norR gene encoding nitric oxide reductase transcriptional regulator NorR, which produces MNQITSAALLELAIESSKSLNSKDRFTRLLDTVRKTIVCDAVVLLSFHGDRLKPIALQGLSADTLGRRFIISEHPRFEVLCKATTVVRFEANSPLPDPYDGLLSDREGDLPVHACMGLPLYFNNNLIGLLTIDSLTPHVFDNIPGRTLEVINAIAATSLNTALMLEQLEQQAIHNHNVMTELTQEALLRDGGEIIGTSDNIVKLKQEIDIVSGSDFNVLIHGESGVGKELVARTLHKNSPRQNQPLVYVNCAALPDNLIESELFGHVKGAFTGAEHTRAGKFSLANGGILFLDEIGELPLSAQSKILRAIQNNEIQPVGQDKIEYVDVLIIAATNRNLKNEVERGHFRSDLYHRLNVYPITVPPLRDRIGDVQILTGYFIEQSRRKLGIAQLKVTQQVIKILEQYDWPGNVRELEHVISRSALKAKSRQRTNNVIKVEVADCDDLVSSNKLASNNDINELSEHEQKVNTEQSINLRTATEDFQRNLISSILYQEQGNWAATARRLHTDRANLNRIAKRLNIKVLKVISEH; this is translated from the coding sequence ATGAATCAAATTACTTCAGCCGCATTATTAGAGTTAGCAATAGAGTCAAGCAAAAGCTTAAATTCAAAAGACAGGTTTACCCGTTTGCTTGATACGGTAAGAAAAACCATTGTTTGTGACGCGGTCGTACTACTTTCTTTTCATGGCGATAGATTGAAACCGATAGCCCTGCAGGGGCTAAGCGCTGATACATTAGGGCGCCGCTTTATCATTAGTGAACATCCAAGATTTGAAGTTTTATGTAAAGCAACCACTGTTGTACGTTTTGAGGCAAATAGTCCTTTACCTGATCCCTATGATGGCTTGTTGTCTGATCGTGAAGGTGATTTGCCGGTACATGCGTGTATGGGCTTGCCACTGTATTTTAATAATAATTTAATCGGTCTGCTTACCATAGACAGCTTAACGCCACATGTATTTGATAACATCCCTGGTCGTACCCTTGAGGTGATAAACGCCATTGCCGCAACCTCATTAAATACCGCATTAATGCTCGAACAACTCGAGCAACAGGCAATTCACAATCACAATGTGATGACTGAACTTACGCAAGAAGCATTGTTAAGAGATGGTGGCGAAATTATTGGTACTAGCGATAACATCGTGAAGCTAAAGCAAGAAATAGACATAGTATCGGGCTCTGACTTTAACGTTCTTATCCACGGTGAGTCAGGCGTTGGCAAGGAACTAGTTGCCCGCACGTTACATAAAAACTCGCCAAGACAAAATCAACCATTGGTTTATGTTAACTGCGCGGCATTACCTGATAATTTAATAGAAAGTGAACTGTTTGGTCATGTAAAAGGGGCGTTTACCGGTGCAGAACATACTCGTGCCGGAAAGTTCTCTCTTGCAAATGGTGGTATTTTATTTTTGGACGAAATTGGTGAACTGCCTCTTTCTGCACAAAGTAAAATTTTACGAGCCATTCAAAACAATGAAATCCAACCCGTCGGTCAAGATAAAATAGAATACGTTGATGTTCTCATAATTGCCGCTACCAATCGAAACTTAAAGAACGAAGTTGAGCGAGGTCACTTTCGTTCAGATTTATATCATCGACTAAATGTTTATCCTATTACGGTGCCACCACTTCGGGACAGAATTGGCGATGTACAAATATTAACCGGATATTTTATTGAACAGAGTAGGCGTAAATTAGGTATTGCTCAGTTAAAAGTAACTCAACAAGTTATCAAAATATTAGAACAGTATGATTGGCCTGGTAACGTACGAGAATTAGAGCATGTGATTAGCCGCTCAGCCTTAAAAGCAAAGTCTCGACAGCGCACCAATAATGTAATCAAAGTTGAGGTTGCAGATTGCGATGATCTAGTCAGTTCGAATAAATTAGCCAGCAATAATGATATAAATGAATTAAGTGAGCATGAGCAGAAAGTTAATACCGAGCAAAGTATCAATTTGCGTACAGCGACAGAAGATTTTCAACGGAATTTAATTTCTTCAATACTATACCAAGAACAAGGCAATTGGGCAGCAACGGCCAGACGGTTACATACCGACAGAGCTAATTTAAATCGAATCGCTAAACGTTTAAATATTAAAGTGTTAAAAGTAATAAGTGAGCACTAG
- a CDS encoding peptidylprolyl isomerase, translated as MLKKIITEPLIHFLFIAIVFFIVFDRLNSDATTANSIRISEARIEQIRQSFLTRWNREPQAKELENATQHFAINEMYLREARALSLDVGDKVINRRLRQKMDFLIEDLVSAKEPTVEELQSYYQQNIENYQTMPMYSLQQVHISIDRTPEQLEKKIEQQLQLINQGLPPQSEVTLLPAQIKQKYSVQIDRLFGDGFSEKLSNYPLSTWSGPVFSTLGQHFVFIEQKQPVTNKPFESVKQNVLKDWQYQNLQEAKASFEQKLQQNYTIERVNANSEQESE; from the coding sequence ATGCTAAAAAAAATAATTACTGAACCACTGATCCACTTTCTGTTTATCGCCATTGTCTTTTTCATTGTTTTTGATCGCTTAAATAGTGATGCAACCACGGCAAATAGCATCAGAATTAGTGAAGCGAGAATAGAACAAATCAGGCAAAGCTTTTTAACTCGTTGGAACAGAGAGCCACAAGCGAAAGAGTTGGAAAATGCAACTCAGCACTTTGCCATTAATGAAATGTATTTGCGAGAAGCAAGGGCATTAAGTTTGGATGTTGGCGATAAAGTGATTAATCGGCGCCTTCGTCAAAAAATGGACTTTTTAATTGAAGATTTAGTGTCAGCCAAAGAGCCCACTGTTGAAGAGTTACAGTCTTACTATCAACAGAACATTGAAAACTACCAAACTATGCCCATGTACAGCTTACAGCAAGTACACATATCAATTGATAGGACACCAGAGCAACTAGAGAAAAAAATAGAACAACAATTACAACTGATTAATCAGGGACTTCCACCGCAAAGTGAAGTTACGCTTTTACCAGCCCAAATTAAGCAAAAGTATTCAGTGCAAATCGATCGGTTATTTGGCGATGGCTTTAGTGAAAAACTTAGCAATTATCCATTATCTACATGGTCAGGCCCTGTATTTTCAACTCTAGGACAGCACTTTGTCTTTATTGAACAAAAACAACCCGTAACAAATAAACCTTTTGAGTCGGTTAAACAAAACGTTTTAAAAGATTGGCAGTATCAAAACTTGCAAGAAGCAAAAGCCAGTTTTGAGCAAAAGCTGCAGCAAAATTATACCATTGAACGAGTAAACGCCAACAGCGAACAGGAAAGCGAATGA